A single Brevundimonas sp. M20 DNA region contains:
- a CDS encoding pentapeptide repeat-containing protein has translation MKLFPTPSALAIVLSVALASPALAQNAGQIASVQRGGNCPGCNLFQAPLSGLERSGLNLTGARLRQADLSLSVMNRTRFTNADLRDVEAYGGVFSSSNFSGANLTNASFVGAYLDGSSFGGATLSGANFSGASLERATGLTQARLNQACGDEATRLPRGLSIPRC, from the coding sequence ATGAAGCTGTTCCCGACCCCTTCCGCCCTGGCGATCGTCCTGTCGGTCGCCCTCGCCTCGCCCGCGCTGGCCCAGAACGCCGGGCAGATCGCCAGCGTCCAGCGCGGCGGGAACTGCCCGGGCTGCAACCTGTTCCAGGCGCCGCTGTCGGGGCTGGAGCGCAGCGGACTGAACCTGACCGGGGCGCGTCTGCGTCAGGCCGACCTGAGCCTGAGCGTGATGAACCGGACCCGTTTCACCAACGCCGACCTGCGCGACGTGGAAGCCTATGGCGGGGTCTTCTCCAGCTCGAATTTCTCGGGCGCGAATCTGACCAACGCCAGCTTCGTCGGCGCCTATCTGGACGGCTCATCCTTCGGGGGCGCGACCCTGAGCGGAGCCAACTTCTCCGGGGCCTCGCTGGAGCGGGCGACCGGGCTCACGCAGGCGCGCCTGAACCAGGCCTGCGGCGACGAGGCGACCCGGCTGCCGCGCGGCCTGTCCATTCCCCGCTGCTGA